CGCGTCGCAGCCGTCTCCGGGCATGGTGTTGCCGTCATCGCAGTCCTCGCCCGCCGCGCCGTCCACCGTGCCGTTGCCGCACGTCTCGTCGCTCTGGCAGTCGGCGCTGCAGCCGTCTCCGCTGCGGCGGTTGCCGTCGTCGCAGACCTCGCCCGCGTCGAGGGTGCCGTTGCCGCAGACCTCCGCGCTCCGGCAATCGCTGCTGCAGCCGTCACCGCTGGTCGTGTTCCCGTCGTCGCAGACCTCGCCCGTCGCGGGGTCGAGGCTGCCGTTGCCGCAGGTCTCGTCGCTCAGGCAGTCGCCGCGGCAGCCGTCGCCGCTCGCGGTGTTCCCGTCGTCGCAGACCTCGCCCATGTCGAGCGCGCCGTCGCCGCAGAGAGGCGGGGGCGCGCCGAGGAGCGTCAATGCGATGTTCGCAGGACCACCGCGCCCCACCGCGTCCTCCTCGATGACCAGGAAGTAGCGGCCGCGCGTGGTCATGCCGAACACGGTCACGCCGCTCGAGGCGCCGCCCGGGTCGTAGCAGCGCACGCGCGACGCGGTGCACGTGAAGGACCCCACGTCGCGGTAGAGTCCGTAGCGGTGGTCGCCGAGCTGCAAGATCTCCAGCTCCACGTCTCCGTCGACCGGCACCTCGAACGCGATGACCACGTCGTTGCCCGTGCCGCAGGCGCTCTGGTCGTCGTCCTCGGTCGAGGTGTCGACGGTGCGCGTCACCGTGACGCCGACGGGCAGCGCGCCGAGCACGAGGTCCGGCTCGCAGCGCTCGACGCGACAGAGCGCGTCGCAGCCGTCGCCGTCCGCCATGTTGCCGTCGTCGCACTCCTCGCCCGGATCGAGCATTCCGTCGCCGCAGAACGCGGGGATCTCGTTGCGACACATCGCGTCGCAGCCGTCGCCGGGCGTCACGTTGCCGTCGTCGCACTCCTCGCCCGCGTCGACGCGTCCGTCGCCGCAGCGAGGCTCGAGCTGACAGATCGCGCTGCAGCCGTCGCCCGGCGTGGTGTTGCCGTCGTCGCAGCCCTCGCCGGGATCGAGCACGCCGTTGCCGCAGCGGGGCGGGGGCTCACGGCGGCAGCGCTCGTCGCATCCGTCGCCGGGGAGCACGTTCCCGTCGTCGCACTCCTCGCCGACCTCGATCGCGCCGTTGCCGCAGACGGGCATCGCCTCGAGCCGACACCGAGCGTCGCAGCCGTCGCCAGGGCGCGTGTTGCCGTCGTCACACTCCTCGCCCATCTCGAGCGCGCCGTTGCCGCAGCTCGGCGGCGCCTCGAACCGGCAGCGCTCGTCGCAGCCGTCGCCGGGCGTCACGTTGCCGTCGTCGCACTCCTCGCCCGGCTCGAGCGCGCCGTTGCCGCAGCACGTCGTCGCCTCGAAGAGGCAGAAGGCGTCTCAGCCGTCACCCGGGAAGTTGTTGCCGTCGTCGCACTCCTCGCCCACGTCGAGGCGGCCGTTGCCGCAGAAGGCGGGCGCCTCGCGGCGACAGCGCTCGTCGCAGCCGTCACCCGGCGTGAGGTTCCCGTCGTCGCACTCCTCGCCCATCTCGAGCGCGCCGTTGCCGCAGCCCGGC
The Sandaracinaceae bacterium genome window above contains:
- a CDS encoding DUF4215 domain-containing protein, which encodes MPVCGNGAIEVGEECDDGNVLPGDGCDERCRREPPPRCGNGVLDPGEGCDDGNTTPGDGCSAICQLEPRCGDGRVDAGEECDDGNVTPGDGCDAMCRNEIPAFCGDGMLDPGEECDDGNMADGDGCDALCRVERCEPDLVLGALPVGVTVTRTVDTSTEDDDQSACGTGNDVVIAFEVPVDGDVELEILQLGDHRYGLYRDVGSFTCTASRVRCYDPGGASSGVTVFGMTTRGRYFLVIEEDAVGRGGPANIALTLLGAPPPLCGDGALDMGEVCDDGNTASGDGCRGDCLSDETCGNGSLDPATGEVCDDGNTTSGDGCSSDCRSAEVCGNGTLDAGEVCDDGNRRSGDGCSADCQSDETCGNGTVDGAAGEDCDDGNTMPGDGCDAMCRAEVGMCLVDEDLGALRRGVPVSRSLNVATAGDMWDTDCATMGPERVLSFSLPRPGNVTVRMSQVGHHNIGIYQEGQVTERCLARAGICGSTSPDGPLGIRFLRRPAGRYFAIVEANGAARAGTVDLSLLWEGCAPNEDVGTLAPGASLMRTFDTRIGTSRNRAACAGPMSGSEHVIAFNLTSSATLDVGWSQAGDHVFGLFQELGGNCDEHPVACHDPVGAGMGSTSFPRLAPGNYVMVIDAHDPGDEGRVTLTLSAR